The following proteins come from a genomic window of Malus sylvestris chromosome 4, drMalSylv7.2, whole genome shotgun sequence:
- the LOC126620103 gene encoding 14 kDa proline-rich protein DC2.15-like, translating to MASKTTSSLALFLALNLFFFALVSSCGTCPGPKPKPKPKPTPKPSPSTGTSCPRDTLKLGVCANVLNGLLNISVGKPPVEPCCSLIQGLADLEAAVCLCTALKANILGINLNIPVSLSLLLNVCGNKVPKGFQCA from the coding sequence ATGGCATCCAAAACGACGTCCTCACTTGCTCTCTTCCTTGCActcaatctcttcttctttgcCCTTGTCAGTTCTTGTGGCACATGCCCCGGCCCTAAGCCGaagccaaagccaaagccgacaCCGAAACCTAGTCCTTCCACTGGCACCAGCTGCCCTAGAGATACCCTCAAATTAGGGGTTTGTGCTAATGTCCTCAATGGGTTACTTAACATCAGCGTTGGCAAACCTCCCGTAGAACCTTGCTGCTCTCTCATCCAAGGCCTTGCTGACCTTGAGGCTGCTGTATGCCTTTGCACTGCTCTCAAAGCCAACATTTTGGGTATCAACCTCAACATTCCAGTTTCTCTCAGCTTGCTTCTTAATGTTTGTGGAAATAAGGTTCCCAAAGGTTTCCAGTGTGCCTAA